A window of the Brassica napus cultivar Da-Ae chromosome C5, Da-Ae, whole genome shotgun sequence genome harbors these coding sequences:
- the LOC106363281 gene encoding uncharacterized protein LOC106363281, which translates to MKERKAERILSTVFRDWSSMTNYEHSGGGRIWLLWRDTVRMTPVYKSDQLITCSVALQNEEDFICSFVYASNQADERKGLWEDLCNHHDSPYFQGKAWIIMRDFNEILDGREHSGVDSLVRWPSGMGDFQKMVLLDRVLMNDVALHRFNNAYSKFDPGGCYDHMRCKIQLLPDSEKIRRPFKYVNAIGKLPNFLPMVKEYWESTEKLFLSTSAMYRFSKKLKNLKPLIQEIGREKLENLTVREKEAHNILCEKQRNTVANPTMSAIQEKVVAYDKWLHVAELEENFLKQRSKLHWLDVGDQNNKTFHNSIRTRQAQNTMREIRCRDGSTATSHMAIKTEAESFFSKVLNLVPTNFIGVSVEELRDLLDFECTTGDCSQLQAEDFTIAVQSVFQLGFLPKGINSTILALIPKKAVAQEMMDYRPIACCNVLYKVVSKIIANRLKVILPRIIAENQSAFVKGRLLMENVLLASEVVKDYHKDSISPRCAMKIDISKAFDSVEWSFLLNCLLAMGFPERFIHWIRLCITTPSYSVQVNGELAGYFQSTRGLRQGCYLSPYLFVICKNVLSYKIDQSTREKRFRLHPRCQSLALTHLCFADDLMVFVEGSKESIEGALAVLRILQFGRGSP; encoded by the exons ATGAAAGAAAGGAAAGCAGAAAGGATTCTGAGCACTGTGTTTAGAGATTGGTCATCCATGACCAATTACGAGCATAGTGGAGGAGGTAGAATTTGGTTACTTTGGAGAGACACGGTTCGCATGACTCCGGTCTACAAGTCTGACCAGCTTATCACTTGTTCGGTGGCGCTGCAGAATGAAGAAGATTTTATATGTTCGTTTGTTTATGCAAGTAACCAGGCAGATGAAAGGAAAGGGTTGTGGGAGGATCTATGTAACCATCATGATTCTCCATATTTTCAAGGCAAAGCTTGGATAATTATGAGGGATTTTAACGAGATTCTCGATGGTAGAGAACACTCGGGAGTAGACAGTTTGGTGAGATGGCCATCGGGTATGGGAGATTTTCAAAAGATGGTACTGCTGGACAGGGTGCTAATGAATGACGTGGCTTTGCATAGATTCAACAATGCATACTCCAAGTTTGATCCGGGGGGTTGCTATGATCATATGCGGTGTAAGATTCAACTATTGCCAGACTCAGAGAAGATCAGACGGCCTTTCAAATATGTCAATGCCATAGGAAAGCTCCCAAACTTTTTGCCCATGGTAAAGGAGTACTGGGAGTCTACTGAGAAATTGTTTCTTTCTACCTCTGCCATGTACCGCTTCTCGAAGAAACTAAAGAATCTGAAGCCGTTGATACAAGAGATAGGAAGAGAGAAGTTAGAAAACTTAACTGTTAGAGAAAAGGAGGCTCACAACATTCTTTGTGAAAAGCAGAGGAACACAGTAGCTAATCCCACCATGAGTGCAATCCAGGAGAAAGTTGTAGCTTACGATAAGTGGCTACATGTAGCAGAATTGGAGGAAAATTTTCTGAAACAGAGATCAAAGCTACACTGGTTGGATGTGGGCGACCAAAATAATAAGACTTTCCACAACTCGATCAGAACTAGACAAGCGCAGAACACCATGAGAGAGATCAGATGTCGGGATGGAAGCACTGCTACCTCACATATGGCGATCAAGACAGAGGCAGAGAGCTTCTTCTCAAAGGTCCTCAACCTGGTCCCAACAAACTTTATAGGCGTTTCAGTAGAGGAACTGAGGGATCTTCTGGATTTTGAATGCACCACTGGAGATTGTAGTCAGTTGCAAGCGGAA GACTTCACCATTGCTGTTCAGTCAGTGTTTCAACTGGGCTTTCTCCCGAAAGGTATTAACTCGACCATTCTTGCTCTCATTCCCAAGAAGGCTGTTGCACAAGAAATGATGGACTACAGGCCCATTGCGTGTTGCAATGTCCTTTACAAAGTGGTGTCAAAAATCATAGCCAACAGACTGAAGGTCATTCTACCAAGGATTATTGCTGAAAACCAATCTGCATTTGTGAAAGGTAGACTGCTAATGGAAAACGTTTTGCTGGCATCAGAGGTCGTGAAGGACTATCACAAAGATTCGATCTCTCCACGCTGTGCAATGAAAATTGATATTTCAAAGGCGTTTGATTCAGTGGAGTGGTCGTTTCTGCTGAATTGTCTACTTGCTATGGGATTCCCGGAGAGATTCATACACTGGATCAGGTTATGTATCACCACACCCTCTTATTCAGTACAAGTTAATGGAGAATTAGCTGGCTATTTCCAGAGTACTAGAGGTCTGAGACAGGGGTGTTACCTTTCGCCGTATCTCTTTGTGATATGTAAGAACGTTCTATCGTATAAAATAGATCAATCTACGAGGGAGAAGAGATTCAGATTGCATCCCCGGTGTCAATCCTTGGCTCTCACGCATCTTTGTTTTGCTGATGACTTGATGGTTTTTGTGGAGGGTTCAAAAGAGTCAATTGAAGGTGCTCTGGCTGTTTTGAGGATTTTGCAGTTTGGTCGGGGCTCTCCATAA